From the Ipomoea triloba cultivar NCNSP0323 chromosome 8, ASM357664v1 genome, the window AATGTATTCTCCCGTATGATTGAAACTTATTGTCCTAACTGGCCATCTGAGTATAAGAACAAGTAGATCATCAGACGCCATGCCTAGATGGACATAACAAGTTGAACCATTTGTTTTGAACAACTCACTCAAGTTTTGTAAATGTTCGAACACAGAGCATTTCCTTAATATCCCAAAGGCTGACTAAGGAATCAGCACTTCCAACAGCAAAATATCTGTTTAAAATAGTAACAAGTATTGATTGGCATTTTAACAGTACAAGCATTTCCAACCAgaaataaggagaagaaaatCCCACTCTGAAGAGAAtaaatatattagacaaacctTCCAAGTGGGTCAATTGCAATGCAATAACAACCAGCAGTGTGAGCCATAAGTGTGTCAACAGGGCGCAGAGAAGGATATGATAGAACCTCCACCGTTCCTAAAGATAAGGGTAAAACAGAGTAAGTTCTAGGTTAATGGTTAACAGTTTGACATTAGCAATTATGGATTTATGAGCAAACCCCTTCTTGCACTAACGCCAAAAAAAACTAATTGCCTTGATTGATGATTTGCTCTCACCATTCCCAGTAGTCAGAAAGAACATATCTCCGGTCATATTCCATGCAATCTCATTTACCTGAcaccaggaaaaaaaaaatgaaataccaAAGAAGATTACTCCAATCAAGAATTTCTTGAGGGCGACTAATATAACAAGCAAGAAAGGAAGTGCATTTTTTTTGCCACACAATAAGAGCAATACATTGATGCCATGTGAGGAATCCATGATTCACGAAGTCCTAAAAGAGTATACCTTACTTTTGTTCTCTAAATCACAAGATGAAGGAAAAGATGTGTTGTGCAAATGAGCACACTAAATCAGTGCCATGAACATCCAAAATTCAGAGATTTAAGTAATTCAAGTGCTAACTCAGCAAAATAAGCTCAAGCTTTTAGCCtctttacaaaacctttatcaacaaaatcaaataaattttgcAATTATCTGTAATCAGCGTTTAAGAAtcaacaaaatcaaataaatctttCAGCTAATCTGTAATCAGCTTTTAAGAAATTTCTGCAAGACGCAAGAAAATTATTACCTCATAGTTGAACTTCCGCTTATGCATAGCCTTAAACTTGCGAACATCCAATATTGTCAGTTCATCTTCCTGCCACATATCATAAATGAACCAGGAAGTTGCTAAACAGATAAGCTGGTTGTGTATGGggtatttttttcaattatacATGTACAGATAAAACTATAAAAGCATTAatggatatgtgtgtgtgtgtgcgtgtgaaAGGCAAGCTATTTGACAGCAGAAGCAAATGTGAGAAAGATCACAAGTAATGAACTGAAGACATGATTTAGTAAAAGCATTACCCTGTTGCCAACAGCTATATGAGTCCCATCAGGTTTATAAGTGATATTGATATTCTCCCCACTTAATTCAACTTGCTGTGAGCATTTGCCACCTGCCAATCACAAAGCAAGTATGTGTGAGCATCTCACACAATATCTCTGCCCACATCAGAACAGTTGATTTTACTCTGGAGAATGAACTACAAGTGTTCTCATGTATCAGTTAATATAAATATCTGTTGATTTTAGTTCTCTTTTATGAGATGATAAGCTCATTACAAACCTGAAATCAGTTGCCCCTAATTTTCAAACCACATAACcctctaaaaataaatttaagacaaGTTCTCCATCTCTTAAAGTGACACCTAGATGGGGCAAGTAGTAGAACATAAACTTACTGCGAGCATCCCACAATCGAACTGTCTTGTCACCCGATGCTGTTGCAATCAACTCAGCATGCTTGGGGTCCCAACATAATTGGTCCACACTGTCTGTATGGCCTT encodes:
- the LOC116027290 gene encoding THO complex subunit 3, which translates into the protein MAESIPFKNLHTREYQGHKKKVHSVAWNCTGTKLASGSVDQTARIWHIEPHGHGKAKDIELKGHTDSVDQLCWDPKHAELIATASGDKTVRLWDARSGKCSQQVELSGENINITYKPDGTHIAVGNREDELTILDVRKFKAMHKRKFNYEVNEIAWNMTGDMFFLTTGNGTVEVLSYPSLRPVDTLMAHTAGCYCIAIDPLGRYFAVGSADSLVSLWDIKEMLCVRTFTKLEWPVRTISFNHTGEYIASASEDLFIDISNVQTGRSVHQIPCRAAMNSVEWNPKLNLLAHAGDDKNKYQADEGVFRIFGFESA